The Candidatus Margulisiibacteriota bacterium genome window below encodes:
- the fabF gene encoding beta-ketoacyl-[acyl-carrier-protein] synthase II, with amino-acid sequence MKKRVVITGLGTVNPLGNNVNTYWENLCAGKSGIDFVTRFDASDYTTKVAGEVKGFNPEEYLEKKEARRMSRFIQFAVAASKQAVADSNLDISKDADKIGVIIGSGIGGIEVLEQQAYVLKDKGPNKCSPFMVPMMIADMAAGQASISIGAKGPNSCTVTACASGTYSIGDSYNLIQDGKAVAMVTGGAEAAITPLAFAGFCAARTMSTVTENPQTASKPFDLNRDGFVMGEGSGMLVLEELEHALARGAKIYAEIVGYGSSGDAFHITAPADDGEGASRAMKEALIDANIKPEVIDYINAHGTSTELNDKYETMAIKTIFGAHAKNVTISSTKSMTGHLLGAAGAIEAVALALVIQDNIIPPTTNYSTPDPLCDLNYTPNQKASKTVTYAMSNSFGFGGHNGVIIFKKYSK; translated from the coding sequence ATGAAAAAAAGAGTAGTCATCACCGGACTAGGAACGGTAAACCCACTAGGAAATAACGTAAACACATATTGGGAAAACTTATGTGCAGGCAAAAGCGGAATTGATTTTGTCACACGCTTCGATGCGAGTGATTACACAACCAAAGTTGCCGGAGAAGTAAAAGGCTTTAATCCTGAAGAATATCTGGAGAAAAAAGAAGCTCGCAGGATGTCAAGATTCATACAATTTGCAGTTGCAGCATCAAAACAGGCAGTTGCAGACTCAAATTTAGACATCTCTAAAGATGCTGACAAAATCGGAGTTATTATCGGATCTGGCATCGGCGGCATAGAAGTACTTGAACAACAAGCATACGTTTTAAAGGATAAAGGCCCGAATAAATGTTCCCCTTTTATGGTTCCGATGATGATAGCAGATATGGCCGCAGGACAGGCTTCTATTTCGATCGGAGCAAAAGGCCCGAACTCATGCACTGTCACCGCATGTGCTTCAGGAACTTACTCAATCGGTGATTCATATAATCTTATTCAAGATGGCAAAGCGGTAGCGATGGTAACAGGTGGAGCAGAAGCTGCGATTACCCCGTTAGCATTTGCTGGATTTTGTGCTGCGAGAACAATGTCAACCGTAACAGAGAATCCGCAAACAGCCTCAAAACCATTTGACCTCAATAGGGATGGATTTGTTATGGGTGAAGGCAGCGGCATGCTGGTGCTCGAAGAACTTGAGCATGCACTTGCTCGCGGAGCAAAGATTTATGCAGAGATCGTTGGGTACGGGTCTTCAGGAGATGCCTTCCATATAACTGCTCCGGCAGATGATGGAGAAGGCGCATCCCGTGCTATGAAAGAAGCCTTAATTGATGCCAATATAAAACCTGAAGTAATTGATTATATAAATGCACACGGGACATCCACAGAACTCAATGACAAATATGAAACAATGGCTATAAAAACTATTTTTGGAGCTCATGCAAAAAATGTCACAATTAGTTCTACAAAATCAATGACTGGACACCTTCTAGGTGCTGCAGGTGCCATTGAAGCAGTAGCGCTAGCCTTAGTTATACAGGATAACATAATACCTCCTACAACCAATTATTCTACACCTGATCCATTATGTGACCTCAACTACACTCCCAACCAAAAAGCGTCAAAAACGGTAACGTATGCGATGTCGAATTCCTTTGGATTTGGTGGACATAACGGGGTTATTATTTTTAAAAAATATAGTAAGTAA
- a CDS encoding ribonuclease HII, protein MARQSAVNTAIEYQLRIQGYIQVAGVDEAGRGSMAGPVVAAAVILPINIDIPHLNDSKQLKPQKRNVLFDEINKKATAIGIGIVCHKLIDKHNILQATFMAMKKALERLPFKPNYVIVDGNRAIPDLTIKQQAIVGGDGQSASIAAASIIAKVTRDRIMDNMHNRYPQYDFLSNKGYGTAAHQEVIFTQGLSPIHRKSFQIKKQLKLF, encoded by the coding sequence ATGGCACGACAGTCCGCTGTTAATACAGCTATCGAGTACCAACTGAGAATCCAAGGCTATATCCAAGTAGCCGGAGTTGATGAAGCAGGTCGGGGTTCGATGGCTGGACCTGTTGTCGCAGCTGCTGTCATCTTACCTATTAACATTGACATCCCCCACCTCAATGACTCAAAACAGCTCAAACCGCAAAAACGCAATGTACTCTTCGATGAAATAAACAAAAAAGCAACAGCAATTGGAATAGGTATTGTCTGTCATAAACTGATAGACAAGCATAATATCCTGCAAGCAACTTTTATGGCGATGAAAAAGGCACTTGAAAGACTGCCCTTTAAGCCAAACTATGTCATAGTAGATGGAAACCGCGCAATCCCTGACCTCACAATTAAACAGCAAGCTATTGTTGGTGGAGATGGACAGTCCGCCAGTATTGCCGCTGCTTCAATAATCGCAAAAGTGACCAGAGACAGGATCATGGACAACATGCATAACAGGTATCCTCAATATGATTTCTTGTCGAATAAAGGGTATGGAACAGCAGCCCATCAAGAAGTCATTTTCACCCAAGGATTATCTCCTATCCATAGAAAAAGCTTCCAGATCAAAAAACAGCTGAAGTTATTCTAA
- a CDS encoding YraN family protein — MPNNNKTIGDTGEHLAIDYLKKEGISIVTTNFHSRYGEIDIIALDNDTLCFIEVKNYSPRNYISVYHAISKQKKQKIIKTARYYLLKNQVTCPCRFDALLISGKVIEYIKGAFC, encoded by the coding sequence ATGCCAAATAACAATAAAACTATCGGGGATACGGGAGAACACTTGGCGATAGATTATCTTAAAAAAGAAGGAATCTCTATCGTAACAACGAACTTTCATTCCCGTTATGGAGAAATTGATATCATAGCACTCGATAACGACACACTCTGTTTTATTGAAGTAAAAAATTATTCTCCGCGCAATTATATCTCGGTTTACCATGCGATATCAAAACAAAAAAAGCAGAAAATCATCAAAACTGCTCGATACTATCTTTTAAAAAACCAGGTTACTTGCCCTTGCCGGTTTGACGCGTTATTGATATCGGGAAAAGTGATAGAGTATATCAAAGGAGCCTTTTGTTGA
- a CDS encoding L-lactate dehydrogenase, with translation MKVSIVGCGHFGSILAYTLFLRNFLDEITLIDEDINKATRTAYDLNQASPIVGSTKVFSGGFEKLIDADIVVIAAGIRRKEGDSRLDLSYQNYPIVQDITEKIAEYNTKCILIVATNPVDIMTYVALKVSGFPKERVIGLGTLNDMIRMRYFIASKLQLNPRDINLIIIGEHGDSMVPLFSSANVAGIPLNKIIGFDDLIKKEVIEKTRKSGEKIISLGGSPSYAPATAATLLIENIAFNSKNIVPVSTFSSNIYEIENICLSLPARVGSKGIEEILVPSLNEDELTLLHHSYETLQKEIDKLFKN, from the coding sequence ATGAAAGTAAGTATTGTAGGCTGTGGTCATTTTGGTAGTATCTTAGCATATACCCTGTTTTTAAGAAATTTTCTGGATGAAATCACACTCATTGATGAAGACATTAACAAGGCAACGAGAACCGCTTACGATCTCAATCAAGCCTCTCCGATTGTCGGTTCAACAAAGGTATTTTCAGGTGGCTTCGAAAAGCTCATCGACGCGGATATCGTTGTCATAGCAGCAGGAATTAGAAGAAAAGAAGGAGATTCCCGCCTTGACTTATCATATCAGAATTATCCTATTGTACAGGATATTACAGAAAAAATCGCCGAATACAACACGAAATGTATTCTCATAGTTGCTACTAATCCGGTAGATATTATGACATATGTAGCGCTTAAAGTCTCCGGATTCCCAAAGGAACGAGTTATTGGACTGGGAACACTTAATGACATGATCAGAATGAGGTATTTTATAGCATCAAAGCTTCAACTCAACCCTCGGGATATTAATCTCATTATTATTGGGGAACATGGAGATTCCATGGTACCGTTATTTTCATCAGCTAATGTTGCCGGAATCCCCTTAAACAAAATAATAGGATTCGATGACCTCATAAAAAAAGAAGTTATAGAAAAAACCAGAAAAAGCGGAGAAAAAATAATTTCATTGGGAGGTTCTCCGTCATATGCTCCAGCCACTGCAGCAACCCTGCTCATAGAAAACATAGCTTTCAATTCAAAAAACATTGTTCCGGTTTCTACCTTTTCTTCAAATATCTATGAAATCGAGAACATTTGCCTTAGCTTGCCTGCAAGAGTTGGCAGCAAAGGAATTGAGGAAATATTAGTTCCGTCACTCAATGAAGACGAATTGACCCTATTGCATCATTCTTACGAAACATTGCAGAAAGAAATTGATAAGCTATTTAAAAATTAA
- a CDS encoding acyl carrier protein → MTEEEVFNKVKAVVVDQLGVSEDEVTRDAAYVDDLGADSLDTVELVMALEEEFDTEIPDEDAEKLTTVGSTVDYIVSNI, encoded by the coding sequence ATGACAGAAGAGGAAGTATTTAATAAAGTTAAAGCCGTGGTAGTTGATCAACTAGGAGTTTCTGAAGATGAAGTAACCAGAGATGCTGCATACGTAGACGATTTAGGAGCAGATTCTCTTGACACTGTTGAGTTAGTTATGGCACTTGAAGAAGAATTCGATACAGAGATACCAGATGAAGACGCTGAAAAATTAACCACTGTTGGAAGTACTGTAGATTACATTGTTTCTAATATATAA
- a CDS encoding beta-ketoacyl-ACP reductase gives MNLKGKVAVVTGSGRGIGKSIALKLAKAGADVVISDINLEIAQATASEIESLGVKSIALKSNVANSADVEEFFKEVYTQMGKVDILVNNAGITKDTLIMKMSEDEWDAVISVNLKGVFNCTKAVYRNMMKQRSGKIVNIASVVGITGNAGQANYSASKAGVIGLTKTTARELASRGVNVNAVAPGFIATDMTDKLSDEVKEAVNKKIPFGEMGTPEDIANAVLFLASEEAKYITGQVLVVDGGMVM, from the coding sequence ATGAATTTAAAAGGTAAAGTTGCAGTTGTAACAGGAAGTGGCCGTGGAATCGGGAAATCAATTGCGTTAAAACTGGCAAAAGCTGGAGCGGACGTAGTAATTAGTGATATTAACCTGGAAATTGCGCAAGCCACTGCTTCAGAAATCGAAAGCTTAGGCGTAAAAAGTATTGCTCTTAAATCAAATGTTGCCAATTCTGCCGATGTTGAAGAATTTTTCAAAGAAGTCTATACACAAATGGGAAAAGTTGATATATTAGTAAACAATGCTGGCATTACAAAAGATACTCTCATCATGAAAATGTCTGAAGATGAATGGGATGCAGTAATAAGCGTTAACCTAAAAGGTGTCTTTAACTGCACAAAAGCTGTTTACCGAAACATGATGAAGCAGAGATCAGGAAAAATCGTTAACATCGCATCAGTTGTGGGAATAACAGGGAACGCTGGACAGGCGAATTACTCCGCATCAAAAGCTGGAGTTATCGGTCTCACAAAAACAACCGCAAGAGAACTGGCATCTCGCGGGGTTAACGTAAACGCAGTAGCACCAGGTTTTATTGCTACAGATATGACAGATAAGTTATCTGATGAAGTTAAAGAAGCTGTAAATAAAAAAATCCCATTTGGTGAAATGGGTACACCAGAAGATATTGCTAATGCGGTATTGTTTTTAGCTTCTGAGGAGGCTAAATATATAACAGGACAAGTTCTTGTTGTAGATGGTGGCATGGTAATGTAA
- a CDS encoding nitronate monooxygenase, which yields MNLPQLKIGNLVAAIPIIQGGMAVRISTAPLAAAVANAGGIGVIGGSGMGIEELKDQIKKAKELAPNGIIGVNIMFVAREFFQLVEAAISSGVDLIITGAGFSRDVFKYGEKYKIPIVSIVSSVKTAILAEKCGADAIIVEGKEAGGHLGTDRPMREVLTEVLEVIKGLPVIAAGGITNGTEIAELIKKGAAGVQMATRFVLSKECDVSDKFKQMYLSANKEDIVVFQSPVGLPGRALRNKFVSKVLDGSIEFFKCSYQCMKKCSFRFCIIESLINAQKGDIDNAIIFSGENVWKMKEILPVKDIFSRLVKEAEAN from the coding sequence ATGAATTTACCTCAATTAAAAATTGGTAATCTTGTTGCTGCGATACCCATAATCCAAGGGGGAATGGCGGTAAGAATATCTACTGCACCATTAGCAGCTGCAGTAGCAAATGCCGGTGGTATCGGCGTAATCGGTGGCTCAGGAATGGGCATCGAAGAACTAAAAGACCAAATAAAAAAAGCCAAAGAACTTGCACCAAATGGAATAATCGGCGTAAACATTATGTTCGTCGCAAGAGAATTCTTTCAATTAGTTGAAGCTGCTATTAGTAGCGGAGTTGACTTGATTATTACCGGAGCAGGATTTTCGCGAGATGTTTTCAAATATGGAGAGAAGTACAAAATTCCAATAGTATCAATTGTTTCTTCAGTAAAAACAGCCATACTTGCAGAAAAATGCGGTGCAGATGCAATTATTGTTGAAGGAAAAGAAGCTGGTGGACACTTAGGGACTGATAGACCAATGCGAGAAGTTCTTACAGAAGTTCTTGAAGTTATCAAAGGATTACCAGTAATAGCTGCCGGAGGGATTACGAATGGCACTGAAATTGCCGAGCTAATTAAAAAAGGCGCAGCAGGTGTGCAGATGGCCACACGTTTTGTACTTTCAAAAGAATGTGATGTTTCTGATAAATTCAAACAAATGTACCTTTCTGCAAATAAAGAAGACATCGTCGTTTTTCAAAGCCCTGTCGGATTACCTGGCAGAGCATTACGTAACAAATTCGTCTCAAAAGTCCTTGATGGATCGATTGAGTTTTTTAAATGTTCATACCAATGCATGAAAAAATGTTCTTTTAGATTTTGCATTATTGAATCACTTATAAATGCACAGAAAGGTGACATCGATAATGCAATTATTTTCTCTGGTGAGAATGTCTGGAAAATGAAAGAAATCCTTCCAGTAAAAGATATATTTTCACGACTTGTAAAAGAAGCGGAAGCAAATTAG